The following DNA comes from Aquila chrysaetos chrysaetos chromosome 9, bAquChr1.4, whole genome shotgun sequence.
GACGCAGAAGCGGGTCTGGGGGCTCTGCACGGGGTGCAGCGTGGGGCTGGCGGCTGGCAAGGGGGGAGAGCCACCCGTCAGGCGTGGGGACAGCTCGGGGACAATACCGCAGTGCCACCCCGTGGCCACCGCAGCCACGGCCCGGCATCCCTCGGGGTGCAGAGGGGGGGCCCTGGGGGGTCCCCCGAGGATGCGGGTACCGCCGGTGGGAGCTGGAGCATCTCAGCGGGAAGCGGGTGGCCCCGGGGGACGGGGTGGCCCCGGGGGACGTGGGACCCGGTATCGCTCACCCGGCTTGGGCTTGAGGAAGCCGTTGCTCACGTCGTCGCAGGTGACAGGGACGCACTCGCCGCTTTCTTCCCTGTAGATGTCAAACTCCCCCGCCAGCGTGTGGATCACCACCGGCAGGTCCCGCTCCCGAACCTGGCCAGGGGTGCGGGATCAGGGCCGGTACCGCCAaccctcccagcagctccctcccccCCCGCTGCCGGCTGGGGACAGCGGGGTCCCCACGCAGCTCTGCCACCGGAGCCAACATCCCGGTGGGACCAGGCACCGGTGTCCCCGTCACCCAGTGGCACTCACCAGGATGAAGTCGGTCTGGTACGTGGAGAGCATCAACACCGAGACGTGGTGCTCGGCCAGCGGCGCGATGACCGACCTGGCGATCTTGGTGACGCCGGTGGCCTGGCAGCCGGAGGGCTCCCGGCCGTTGGAGACGACGCTGAGCACCAGCCACGTCGAATCCGCCACCTGCATGAACTCGGAGGGCGGCAGCTCTGCAAGGGAtaaggggaaactgaggcacgagGCTCCCTGGGGCTCGGCACAGCCAAACGGCATCCGATGCCGCACGCGCTGCCCGTGCCGCAGAGCTCGCACCGGCTCGGGCACCGCATGTCACACTGTCCCTCGGGAGATGAGCCGGCCTGGCGGAGCCAGGACAGGATCAGCCCCAGTTGTGGGGCTGGAGATGCCGGTCTGGGGCCACAGACCAGCCCCATCCACAAGCGGAACGAGCCAGACAGGGCTCAGCCGCTCCAGGTGCTGAGGCGGGATCTGAATTTGGCCGCAGGGACGAGCGGGGCCGAGGCtacgaccccccccccccaagccagGGATGCGTCTCTCCTCCCCGCACCAGCACCCTGGGCTGGGTGCAAGGGGGTGTCGGGGTGCACCGCACCCCAAAACCGGCACCGCCGgggccctggggctgcctggctcatcccctgccccccaggaacccccagcccagcatccAGCACCGGGGAtgctcggggagggggggacacggggcaCTGGAGGGGACGAGGGAAGGGCCACCCCGCCATCCCAGGGGTGCCAGCACCTCATGCCAGCGCAGCGGGGAGGGCTGAGCCCAGGCTGGCGGGGGGCCAGGGCTCCCTCCCAAAACCACTGCTTTTGTTGGCAGGGAGGGCGCGCGCTGGCCGGTTCCTTCCTGCCCCGGGActcggtggggggggggacgggggttGCGcttgtgtgtccccccccaccgcTGCACCCACCCTTCTACCCAGGGGAGGGGCTGGCGCTGCCCAGGGTGCCCCAGGATTCATCCAGGCaacccccccccatccctggcacccccttccccaccccacagTGCTCCCTCCATGGAAGGGACGGAGTGGGGTGGGCACCCAAGGGGTCTCCAaactgctccccccccccccccccacctggCAAAGGGCAAAGGTGGGAGGCAGCACCCCGTGGGAGACGGCCCCGCGCAAGCACCCAGCCCTTCGGTGGGCTCCTGGCATCCCAGCCCAGCTGAGAAGTCAAACTCATCACACCAGTGGCGGAGGGGAGGTTGCCCCAGGGAGGGGTCCGGCACCCACGGAGGGGGGACCCCATCAGAGGATGGGCTCCGTACCCCGCTCCCCAACGATGGCTCGGGGCagggcgggagcggggccggaTCCGGGAGCCTCGGCGGGTGTTTCCAGCGCCTGTTCCTGCTCAGGAAGCGCCAGAACGGCCTCGGCTCAGGCCCAGGTCCGAGTTTcagggctggggcggggggggggacacgactCACGGGGACGTGGGGGACCTGTCCCAGCGCTCGCCGCTTAATCGCTTTTCAACGCCACCCTGGGCGAGGCTGCGAGAGTGCGGGGGGGACACCCCGCTGTCCCGCTGCCACCCACCCCGGGGCTTAATCCGGACCCccaagggaagagaaggggtgcagctctcctctgctgggGGTTCCCCTCCCTGGCTCCGCGGCGGGGGGGACGctggcagcccccccagccccggggggggggggtacacACGGCACAGCGGGGCCACCGGCTCGCAGGACCATTGTTCGGCACTTCCCGCCCTCCCCTCGGGATTGAGGAATATTTGTCCGCAGGCCCCGAAATAAAACAATACGTGGGGAACGGCTCTGGatctggggcggggggagagccCGGCCCCACGGCCCCTTCCCCGAGCAAAGGGCcggggagggaggtgggagctGGATCCGGCCGGCGAGCACCCCGTGGCCGGAGCGCTGACCCTTGCTCCTTGGGGCACGTCCAAAGTGATAAGCTGCGGTCGGCTCCTGCGGCCTCGGCAGGAAAGTTTGGGCGTGGGAAGCCAGGACAGGATCCGGACCCTCCGGCACAGCCCGTTGGGCCGGTACCCCCGGCAGGACCGGCGGTGAGGCTGACGGACGGTCACCGAGGGTGGGGACGCCGCCGAAGGACACCTCCTGGGGAGGGCGACTGGCCTGGAAGGGctcaacacccccccccccggacacCCCAAAACCTGgtccctgctgccaggcagggctCACCCTCGCCAGCCCGGGTGGGCGCAGAATCGGCCCCGCTCTGCCGAAGCGCCGGCCGGCCCTGGCCCTTACCGGGCAAGGGGAAGAGACGAAAGCGGCCAAGGGAACGATGGCAGGAGGTCTGGCAGCAGCACCccgtgcaggcagggagcccgGAGTGCTGCCCGCGGGCATCCCGGGAGGTACCTGCCTCCTGCCCGGAGCAGCCGGGCTTTCGGCAGGCACCGGGCTCCCCGCGGACCGTCCCCACCAGGTTCGCAGCCCGGTCCCACGAGCCGGCGGAGACGCGGCTCTGCCTGGGAGGGGGTTATTAGGGCAAAGGCAGCCACGCCGGGAGAGCCTCGGCCGGGCAAGCTGGTACATCCCCAGCGCAGGCGCCGAGGGGATGGGAGCTCCGCGGCCGGGAGCCCCGGGGATGGGCACGTACCGAGGGAGCCTCGCTGCAAGCCGGGACTCGCTCCCCGCGGTCCAGGCCCGGAGCGCTGCTGGGCTCAGCCAGGCTGAGAACGTGCACAGCTCGTGTCTGCGGTGCCAGCCCACCCTGCAAGGGCCGGGGCGGCCGTGGAAGCCACCGCACGCTACCTTTGAAGCCTTCCTCGTCCAGCATGATGGTGTAGTCCTCGGGGGTCTCCGTCAGGCTGAAGAACTTGCACCTGAAGACGAAAAACCAAACCCGGCGCTGCAGACCCCAAAACCGCCGCCTCCCCGGGGACGAGACGGGGGGGGGAGAAGCTGGAGCGGTACGGGGTaccggaggaggaggaggaggatggggaggaaggCCGGTACCTGCAGCGCTGGGGCAGAAAGAGCAGCTTGAGCAGCGGGTGGGTGTAGAGCCAGAGCCCGCGGCGGGCCAGGCTCAGCACCCGCACCCGGTGCTCCAGGATGTGCAGGTCCATGGCGGCCGCGCCGCATCGGacccccggcgccgccgccgctaTAAAGCCCGGCCCCGGCACCGCCCCGGGACCGCCCCACGCCGCGGGAGGGGCCACCGCCCGCCCCGCCTCCCGGTGCGCCGTGGGGCTCGGGGCTCGGCCCCGGGACCGCGACCCGGAGCCCCGGGGTGGCCCCGCCGGATCCGACCCGGTGCCCGGAGCAGCCCCGGTTCCGAGCCGCGGGGTGCTCGTACCGGAGCCGAAGCGGAGCAGCCCCGGTGTGTTCGTACCGGAGCCGACCCGCAGCCCCGGGACCAGCCCCAATTCCGGAGCCCCGGGACGGCCCCGCCGGATCCGACCCGGTGCACGGAGCAGCCCCGGTTCCGAGCCCCGGTGTGTTCGTACCGGACCCGACCCGCACCCCCGGGACCAGCCCTAATTCAGAACCCCCGGGGTGCCCAACCCGGGGTCTCAACCCTGCTCAGCCCCCACCAGCACCAGTCAGGCTGGGACTGGACCCACTGGGAACCCAAATgccgacaccccccccccccccaatacctcctccaccccagccccaaATCCACCAGCTCAGGGAGCGGGGGGGATGAGCCCGGACAAGCCGGCCTGGCAGCAGGGATTTACCGAAATCTGGGCAGCAGCCCCCCAAGCCACCATTcgcaggggcagaggggaaacCCAGCACCGCGAACAGGCCCCATCCTGCAGCCACCCCCCCGGGAAAAGGGAGTTTTGGAGGGAGGAATGGAGGTTTGGGCAGGATTCCTGCCTGCAGGAAGcacggggagggagggagagagggccCGGGCACCATTTTGTGCCTGGAAAACAGCTCTGGGGTGTCAGGGGATAAATTAGGGGTCTCCTGGCTCTGTTCGGGCACAGGAGCTGtgacactggggggggggggccgggaaGGGAGCTCGCCCCACGGCAGCCATCACTGCCGTCACAAGCTGGGGCAGGTCTCGGCGTCCTCCCATTTACACTTCAAAcaggggcagccccagggctgggtgaGACAGCAAGGCTGGGTCAGGGCTTTGACACCCTGGGTGGCTCTGCCAGGGTGGAGACAGAgaggggacagcagcaggaccccccccaaaaccacagcacCCAGGGGAGATGGGGTCCTGGCCAGGGTGCCTCCCCAGGAGTAGCCTGCAGCGACAGGAGGGCGACGGTAAAACAGGGTAGGAGCCGCAGGCGCTGCGCCTTTACACAATCCTGCTTTATTTACCCCTTTGTACAAAACCATTTTTCCCCGCTTTATTTTACAAAGCCGCCCCTGGCCCtcggggagggcaggggagggggagagaggggaccCCGCAACCAGGGAGCACCCGGCCGCTCACCCACCCCATCTCACCTCCGCCGGGGCCTCGGGGTGGGTGGCAgcggtggggagggggcagggtgaacgctcccccctccccgagccACGGGGAGCCCGGGGacggggtgtgtgggggggccTTTAGCCTCATGGTTGTGGTCTGGCATCAAATCCTGCCGCCTCCGGCGCATCCCGCTTGCGGCTCCCAACCTCGGTCCCTGTCCTGCCACGGTTACTGCCACGGAGGAATAATAAATAGGCTCAGTGAGTAGGTAAATTCAGTACTACATATAGGGCTACAGTTTGATATATCCTCACTAGATAAAGAGGAGGGGGGCAAGGGGTCCCCCCCCGACTCCTCACGTACCCCCAGTCCCCCCGCGCCAGGCGCGAGTGCTCGGGAACTGGGTCTGGGTCTGCCCGGCCGGCACAGGGCAGGCAGACAGGTGGGGGCTATGGGAGGGACCCTGGGGGGGGTCGAGGGGCTCTGGGACAGGGACAAGGGGCCGAGGGGCagctcggcccccccccc
Coding sequences within:
- the CASTOR1 gene encoding cytosolic arginine sensor for mTORC1 subunit 1 isoform X1, which gives rise to MDLHILEHRVRVLSLARRGLWLYTHPLLKLLFLPQRCRCKFFSLTETPEDYTIMLDEEGFKELPPSEFMQVADSTWLVLSVVSNGREPSGCQATGVTKIARSVIAPLAEHHVSVLMLSTYQTDFILVRERDLPVVIHTLAGEFDIYREESGECVPVTCDDVSNGFLKPKPAASPTLHPVQSPQTRFCVLTVAPDTLPAIATMLIDVLFYSHSPPREAGAGSQDLDSITFFAFSLIEGYISIVMDAETQKRFPSDLLLTSSTGELWRMVRIGGQPLGFDECGIVAQIAEPLAAADISAYYISTFNFDHALVPEDGIAEVIQLLQQRQESGR
- the CASTOR1 gene encoding cytosolic arginine sensor for mTORC1 subunit 1 isoform X3; the protein is MVAWGAAAQISRCRCKFFSLTETPEDYTIMLDEEGFKELPPSEFMQVADSTWLVLSVVSNGREPSGCQATGVTKIARSVIAPLAEHHVSVLMLSTYQTDFILVRERDLPVVIHTLAGEFDIYREESGECVPVTCDDVSNGFLKPKPAASPTLHPVQSPQTRFCVLTVAPDTLPAIATMLIDVLFYSHSPPREAGAGSQDLDSITFFAFSLIEGYISIVMDAETQKRFPSDLLLTSSTGELWRMVRIGGQPLGFDECGIVAQIAEPLAAADISAYYISTFNFDHALVPEDGIAEVIQLLQQRQESGR
- the CASTOR1 gene encoding cytosolic arginine sensor for mTORC1 subunit 1 isoform X2; this encodes MGGRRDLPQLVTAVMAAVGCKFFSLTETPEDYTIMLDEEGFKELPPSEFMQVADSTWLVLSVVSNGREPSGCQATGVTKIARSVIAPLAEHHVSVLMLSTYQTDFILVRERDLPVVIHTLAGEFDIYREESGECVPVTCDDVSNGFLKPKPAASPTLHPVQSPQTRFCVLTVAPDTLPAIATMLIDVLFYSHSPPREAGAGSQDLDSITFFAFSLIEGYISIVMDAETQKRFPSDLLLTSSTGELWRMVRIGGQPLGFDECGIVAQIAEPLAAADISAYYISTFNFDHALVPEDGIAEVIQLLQQRQESGR